A single region of the Carassius gibelio isolate Cgi1373 ecotype wild population from Czech Republic chromosome A14, carGib1.2-hapl.c, whole genome shotgun sequence genome encodes:
- the LOC128027457 gene encoding serine protease inhibitor Kazal-type 1, with amino-acid sequence MKLAILICVSVLIYLSVAEAQQSEDNNVPDFGCTREYNPVCGDDGVTYSNECMLHWENKIRGKNVSLKHVGKCETS; translated from the exons ATGAAGTTGGCTATTCTGATCTGCGTTTCTGTTCTCATTTACCTCTCTG TGGCAGAGGCACAACAGAGTGAG GACAACAATGTTCCTGATTTTGGATGTACTCGTGAGTACAATCCAGTGTGTGGAGATGATGGCGTCACATACTCCAATGAGTGCATGCTACACTGGGAGAACAA GATTCGTGGCAAGAATGTCAGCCTGAAGCATGTAGGAAAGTGTGAGACTTCCTGA